From the genome of Anaerolineae bacterium:
CAATTCGCCGGCTGTAATTGAACAGTTTCTGAATAAACAGGTTCGCAGCCTGGGAGATGCCTTTGTGGAAAGGCTGCAGCTTTCAGTTGCCCCGGACGCCGACATCGTGCTGGAAGACGCCTTCAAGATCACGCCCAGCGCTCAACCCCTGCCGGCCAAACTGCCCAGCATCCCTCTGGGAAGCCTGGAAAGTAACCAGTCTATTCACGTGATTCTTCAGTTGCAGGTCCCCCCTCTCAGCGAAGAAGGTTTTCGAACTGTTCTACGCCTTGACGTAACCGGCGACGTGCTTTCCGCCGATGAAGTCGGATACAAAGTAGTCAGCGACCTGTCCGTTGAAGTTGCGCAGACAGCAGAACAGGAAAGTCCGCCAGTAGCTATTATGGAAGCGCTGGGCAAATTGACACTTTACCGTATGCAGGCGAAGGCACAGGAAGCTATCCTACGGGGTGACATCTTTCAGGCTACGCGCCAACTGGAGAATCTGGCCACGCGCCTTTTCGAGAACGGCCAGGAAGCGCTGGCCCACGCGGCGCTGGCCGAAGCCCGCCGGGTAGCCAGGACAACTATGTTATCCGAAGAAGGTCAAAAGAAACTGAAATACGGCACCAGGGCACTGCTGTTGCCCGCGCCTGGCATGGACATACCAGAACAACCATCTTCACAAGAGTAAAGCTATCCAGACATCCGTAAGGAAGCACAAATGCAGAATTGCCCGTACTGTGGACACGATAACCGCGAAGGCACACTCTTCTGTGAGGAGTGTGGGCAAACCCTTTTCGGCGAAGCCGGAAGCGCCAGAACCACTCGCCAGCTTCAGAATGTGCCTGATGAACTCGGTATGAAGGCCACCTGGGGCACGGCCCGTTTTAGCCGCGACGCCTCGATCATCATCCACATTCGTGATGCAGCCGAACCGCTTGTCCTGCAGCCCCAACAGGAGACGATCCTTGGCCGACTCGATCCAACCGGTCAGAGTCGACCTGACCTGGACCTGACCCCCTTTGGCGCTCTGGAAAAAGGCATCTCGCGGCACCATGCGGCCATACGGCGCGGGGAGGATACCCTCACCCTGGTTGATCTGGGCAGTGTCAACGGCACTTACCTCAACGGACAGCGGCTGACTCCTGAGCAGCCCAGGGTGCTGCGCGATGGCGACGAGATCCGGCTTGGTCAACTCGTTCTGCATATCTATTTCAAGTAATTTGAGGGGATCCGAAAGGCTGCTCAGGGGAGGCGCCACACCATGACCATCTCACTGCTATTGCACGTTGCCGGAGAAGAACCCATCGTTGTCGATGTTGAAGAGTTACCGGACCCCAAGGATCAATTCATTTTTGGCAGCAATCCGCGCTACCGTGACGGCAAAGAAGTTCGCAACCTCTTGCCAGAGGTCAATCAGGTAATCTTCCCATGGTGGCGCATCAATTTCATTGAGATCCTGCCCGGCAAAGAAGATGAAGAGATCTACGGCTTCTACCGCGAATAGACGGAAAAGAGTAACAAAACCATGACCGCCAAACCGCCCCGCCCTGCGCCGCGTGATGCCAAGCGCATACTGGTTGTTGACGACGAAGCCCGAATGATTGGCTTCATCCGTATGAACCTCGAACTGGAGGGCTTCCAGGTGCTAGAAGCCTCTAATGGCCTTGAGGCGCTTGAGATCATCCGTACCAGTCTGCCCGATCTCGTCATTCTGGATGTCATGATGCCAGAACTTGATGGGTTCGAGACACTGCGGA
Proteins encoded in this window:
- a CDS encoding FHA domain-containing protein, with protein sequence MKATWGTARFSRDASIIIHIRDAAEPLVLQPQQETILGRLDPTGQSRPDLDLTPFGALEKGISRHHAAIRRGEDTLTLVDLGSVNGTYLNGQRLTPEQPRVLRDGDEIRLGQLVLHIYFK